A genomic region of Manihot esculenta cultivar AM560-2 chromosome 15, M.esculenta_v8, whole genome shotgun sequence contains the following coding sequences:
- the LOC110601603 gene encoding potassium channel KAT1 — translation MSLSCAKNFFQRFCSEDVQMEGIPPGNFFSSDLLPSLGARINQATILRRYIISPYSSRYRAWEMWLVVLVIYSAWISPFELAFLTYKKDDALFIIDNIVNGFFAIDIVLTFFVAYLDSHTHLLVDDPKKIAIRYISTWFLFDVCSTAPFQSISLLFTNQSSSEIGFRLLNMLRLWRLRRVSSLFARLEKDIRFNYFWTRCTKLVSVTLFAVHCAGCFNYLIADRYPDPKRTWIGAVNPNFKEDSLWNRYVTAMYWSITTLTTTGYGDLHAENPREMLFDIFYMLFNLGLTAYLIGNMTNLVVHWTSRTRNFRDTIRAASEFATRNQLPPHIQDQMLSHLCLKFKTEGLKQQKTLNGLPKAIRSSIAYHLFYPIVEKVYLFQGVSHDFLFQLASGMEAEYFPPKEDIILQSEAATDLYILVSGTVDLMCYVDGIEQVIGKANAGDIFGEIGVLYNRPQPFTARTSELSQILRLTRTSLINAIQANTADGCIIMNNLFKKLQGLESSRTGFDYQNKDPGTILGEWCDGVPKEGCSSEAGCQNNLHGDRLFHEVGDSSAEESAAKGKSKRGTGHNFIPHVGDVNSTIEDDQNSLVTAVRNGHIEMVKLLLEEGANADKPDATGSTPKALAAQQGHKNIYDLLLSYENRRKLIEHKIDLVETESEEAKNNQGQHKGVGGPNCFYFHSKMVPTNSSSRPYSCLNNKEPKNLTKKRVTIHMQFHNRSTLKRPPGKLITLPDSIEELLRIGGEKFGGYKFTRVINADNAEIDDISVIRDGDHLYLLQNDTEILDYNVT, via the exons ATGTCACTTTCCTGCGCCAAAAATTTCTTCCAGCGATTCTGCAGCGAGGATGTTCAAATGGAGGGCATCCCCCCCGGCAACTTCTTTTCTAGTGACCTCCTACCATCCCTTGGAGCTAGAATAAACCAGGCAACCATACTTCGAAGATACATAATTTCCCCCTACAGTTCCCGTTATAG GGCTTGGGAGATGTGGCTGGTTGTTCTAGTCATTTACTCTGCTTGGATCTCTCCGTTTGAGCTTGCATTTCTAACTTACAAGAAAGATGATGCTCTTTTCATCATTGACAACATCGTCAATGGCTTCTTTGCCATTGATATTGTTCTCACTTTTTTTGTTGCATACCTCGACAGCCATACTCATCTCCTTGTCGATGATCCAAAGAAAATAGCAATCAG GTACATATCTACTTGGTTTCTCTTTGATGTTTGCTCGACTGCCCCATTTCAGTCCATCAGTCTCCTGTTCACAAATCAAAGTAGCAGCGAAATTGGCTTTAGATTACTCAACATGCTTAGGCTTTGGCGTCTACGACGTGTTAGCTCCCTTTTCGCAAG ACTTGAGAAGGACATCCGATTCAACTATTTCTGGACTCGGTGCACGAAGCTTGTCTCT GTAACCCTTTTTGCAGTACACTGTGCTGGATGCTTTAACTACTTGATTGCAGATAGGTATCCGGATCCAAAGAGAACATGGATAGGTGCTGTAAACCCAAATTTCAAAGAAGACAGTCTCTGGAACAGATATGTAACTGCAATGTACTGGTCTATTACCACACTAACTACAACTGGATATGGAGACTTGCATGCTGAGAACCCTAGGGAGATGCTTTTTGACATCTTCTACATGCTGTTCAACTTGGGATTGACAGCTTACCTCATTGGAAACATGACAAACCTTGTAGTTCACTGGACCAGCCGCACAAGGAATTTT AGGGACACAATTAGAGCAGCTTCAGAATTTGCCACACGAAATCAGTTGCCGCCTCACATACAGGATCAAATGCTGTCACATTTGTGTCTGAAGTTCAAAACAGAAGGACTGAAGCAGCAAAAAACCTTGAATGGCCTGCCAAAAGCAATTCGTTCAAGCATTGCATACCATCTCTTTTACCCCATTGTTGAAAAAGTTTATCTCTTTCAAGGGGTTTCTCATGACTTTCTCTTCCAATTG GCTTCAGGAATGGAGGCTGAATATTTTCCACCCAAGGAGGACATAATTCTGCAGAGTGAAGCAGCAACAGATCTTTATATACTTGTCTCGGGAACAGTA GATTTAATGTGCTATGTAGACGGAATTGAACAG GTTATTGGGAAAGCAAATGCAGGGGATATTTTTGGAGAGATTGGAGTTCTATATAACAGGCCGCAACCTTTCACAGCTAGGACAAGTGAACTTTCTCAAATACTACGACTAACCAGAACTTCACTGATTAACGCTATTCAGGCAAATACAGCAGACGGTTGCATCATAATGAATAACCTTTTCAAG AAACTGCAAGGATTAGAAAGCAGTCGCACAGGCTTTGATTACCAGAACAAAGATCCAGGAACTATTCTTGGTGAATGGTGTGATGGGGTACCGAAGGAAGGATGTTCTTCTGAGGCAGGATGTCAAAATAATTTACATGGAGACCGATTATTCCATGAAGTTGGAGATTCATCTGCTGAGGAATCTGCGGCTAAAGGAAAAAGCAAAAGAGGAACAGGTCATAATTTTATCCCACATGTGGGCGATGTAAATTCAACAATTGAGGATGACCAAAATTCTCTTGTTACTGCTGTTCGCAATGGGCATATTGAAATGGTTAAGCTTCTGCTGGAAGAAGGAGCAAATGCAGACAAACCAGATGCCACAGGATCGACCCCAAAAGCTCTAGCAGCACAGCAGGGACATAAGAACATTTATGACCTTTTACTGAGTTATGAAAATAGAAGGAAATTAATTGAACATAAAATAGATCTTGTTGAGACAGAATCAGAAGAAGCCAAGAATAATCAAGGCCAACATAAAGGAGTTGGTGGGCCCAATTGTTTCTATTTTCATTCCAAAATGGTACCCACAAACTCCAGTTCACGCCCTTATAGTTGTCTCAACAATAAGGAACCAAAGAATTTAACCAAGAAGAGAGTTACTATCCATATGCAGTTTCACAACAGAAGTACATTGAAGAGACCTCCTGGAAAGCTAATTACACTACCTGATTCGATAGAAGAGCTGCTCAGAATTGGTG GTGAAAAGTTCGGAGGGTACAAATTTACAAGAGTCATCAATGCTGATAATGCAGAAATTGATGATATAAGTGTCATACGTGATGGCGATCATCTGTATCTCCTTCAAAATGACACTGAAATTTTGGATTACAATGTGACCTAA